Part of the Myxocyprinus asiaticus isolate MX2 ecotype Aquarium Trade chromosome 17, UBuf_Myxa_2, whole genome shotgun sequence genome, GCCTCCTCGTGTGTGCGGGCAAAGGTGCCAGTGTATGCCGCACTTGTGCCGTTAACCCTGTCCACCACAAACACATCAAAGTAGTATTGTGTCTCTGGAAGCAGGTCTGATACCGTGCACACACTTTCTACATCCCTGCACACACATCCAGGATCCTCAGGGTTGTCCCACAAAGATTCATGATCCACAAGGGCATCTGGCTGCTGCCACCACCAGTCTTTTAGTGTTGCCCACACAATCTCTTTGCCttgtttttctctcctctctcttttctgTAAATTCTGTCTCTCCTTTCTGATCCCCTCACGAGCAGCGCAAAGACTTCGGTAGTTATGTTTGTGGTTAACTAAGACGCAGTATTCATGATATGGCCGACTACCATGGTGACCATCTTTAACAACAACAGATGAACTCGGAGACCAGCTCAAAGTGACACTGGTCATGCCCACCCCCAGCATGTGTACTCTAGGGTCAGATGGCAGCTCTGGGAAAGCACCTGAGGGACCAGGGCCTTCATGGAGGTACGCAGACACCTCGGTGTCCTGCTCATTTGATTTCAGCCGCAGGATGTAGATGGATGTTGGTGCGTAGATGGGACCGGTGTAGGTGTCTACAGCATTGCCGGTGTAAGTGTAAATCCTGACTTCTCTTCCAGATCCTCTCCACCAAACCTCAGGCATGCTCTTTTTTGAGCTCCCTGCAGAAAAGTAGCATTTCAAAAGATAGCTGTTTCAAGATCAAACTTCTTTAACAGACAACTCTAGTCAAAAGATGGCCTGAAACACATTTGGGTggcatacgcacacacacacacacacacacacacaaccctgtTTTTCATGCAAACCATCATTACTTTTGTTGGCACCCTTTTAGAGAGAACATTTGGTAATCAAAGTGAATAATTTAAAGGTGTAGATGGGGACCCCTGAGTTCACGGTCTAAATGATTTATATGTCATTTTATGACTTTATAATGCTGCTTTGCCTGCTAGACTAACACTTAGTTTCAGAACATGCGCATGAAAGCAAAGTGCAGAAAATGCAGTCACCATAAAACACCCAAAAACAGTAAGagaaaagtcatcagaattgtaTTGGTATAGTTGGcccaaaaaaaatttatattctgccataatttactcatcctcatgttgtttcaagccCATGTGATTTCCTTTCTTCTGGGGAACACAGAATATTTGGGACTGACAGGGACTGTATTATGCATCCTTTTATGATGcataatacatacacacaaactacaCCAAACCAAGTAGTTGCCTATTAGAGATAGTTGCCTATGCATTTTTGCAATAAATgagttttaaatgtacagtatttatttatccaGCATTTTGACCGAAttataaatgtgaaaataaatcatttattcatgacatttatttatgacgttaaacattttttttttttaatcattcgaAACAGGCTCTATTGCATATTCCTCCAGAATGTGCTTGCATGTGTTGTGTTTcattgtttctgtttgatttttatttttattttgctctaTCAGGGAAACAGCCTGGAGATTTAAAGATAGATAAGAGGAGAATCTACTGGCCACAGAAGCCCTAAAGCAGCACAACAGCAGTTTTACACCTGCTAATTAAATCAGTGAGCCTCGAGCAACTGCTTCGTTTCTTCATTAGAGTCTCTGGAGGCATGTAACCTTCCGCCCTTTGGATACAAAACACCTGAGTTGTCTGTTAGCCCTGCTAAGGTCTATGCCCAGACTCCccgaacacacatacacacatcttcAGTATGTGTTTGCATGCATGCACAAATTAACCTTAAAACAGACAACAGCCAATTAATAAGTGTACATacgcacacacaaactcacagtgTGGTTTCTTAGGTGGTTTATCCTTTAGGGTCCGAACAGCCAAGCTCCATTCGATGGGCACTGCGCAGGGGCTCACTGTAACAGACATCAAATCTGCTCTCTTCTTTAATGTGAAATAAAGTCTGAAACACAGAGGGAATGTATGTATTAGACATTTCAAGGCTTCACAGATAAGTTTTTCTCTAATTGTTCATAAGAACTATAAAATGCAGTTccataaattaaagggatagttcatccaaaaatgtaaattccttATTCATTATAgaatcaccctcatgtttttccaaactcatgttctttattccatggaacacaaaaataaaattatgttaggcagtattttagtctcagtcaccgaacactttcattgcatctcttttccatttaatgagTAAATGGTAACATTCTGCCAAATAGCTCCTTTTATTTTCCAGAGAAaacaagaaagtcatacgggcttgggacaacatgagggaatgatgacagaattttaattgttgggttaactatccctttaaccctttcatatgtaccgtcacacatatgtgtttctgcaacagccagttacgctacaagctgccagattcaaatcggctttcgcgcTGACACAGGctgctggtcaagcgtctgttatttaaattcgctcaaacagttactcatacagtcttttaaaccattttattttatatacatacatccaactcatcaccaaagtaccacgataaaaagtttacttatacgcacagtcaattcatcaaacgcgatcttcctccgatgcgtgctgccatgtttgtttacattagtaggggttgtcattcgtcaaaaaaacagctactcaaagagacTTTTTAAGcacaaaatatgtttattttatataacaatCAGCCaacttgtcaccaaagtaccacagtTCACAGCttatatatgcacagccatcatatctaaacatgatcttcccatgcatgcagccacatctgctgattaggtgtatataattatatacagttttttatgacaagaatcaaaaaattttaataaaaaaaaagaaagaaatacttgCCCACACTCTGCCCCCCGCTGCaccagctgtgcagtgtcacgtgcaaaaataactcacaccatggggcactgcagaggaatttagaccctactcatgaaaaggttaatgaTCTCCTGACACTGCAGCTTGTGTTTTTAACAATTAAAGGGCTTGTATCATGAGAAATCaagttttctttcattctttctttctttatttttaaataagaaagtttgtactatgaaaacataactTTCTGACCTGAAAACTTTCTCCCTAGTTCAAAAATACCATCTGTTGATACTAATCTGCAAAAGCCGCTCATTCTGTCACAGTGAGGTAATAAGAAGGAAAGTAGTATAGAGGATTCCAACATTCCAAGGAGTGCATGAAGTTTATTTAACAATATCCCTGCTCATTTCAGTCTGACTTTAACAGTTTGTGCAGCATATTCCAGTGCGGATTGTTTTGTGAATTGGTTCAaatgtaatgcaggctttgcaaagaggctgttttTGAAGAATCCAGCAATGAAAACTATAACAGCAATCTCATCCCATGCCCATGTGTAAGCACAGCATGGTTACTCATTTCATATGCAAAGAGGGTGTTTATTTAGAAGTCTTAAAAGCACAGCAACAAAAACAGCTTGTTTAATTTTAATGGTCAAGAAGTGAAAAAGTTGTGAAAAAACAATTATGTAAACATTGTACtgtaagtggacctcagggaaatgtacaataataaaaaaatggtgaTATTacctttactttattattttaaataaagagtcATGTGGGAATACTTGGTTGCTGTTGTTTGCAAAGGTAGTTTTGCTAATGAAGGAGAGGGGAAACAAAAGCAATGACTCTAGAATAACTAATCTCTGATAAGCTTCTATTGATCCATCACTGCTGTTTAGATATGCATCTCCACAAACCCTAATGTTTACAGATCACAGCTGATGCCAGGTGCACCATCACTGTAGCATGCTCTGCACAGACAGGAAATACATTCACTCCCCCTCTGCGAATAACATCACACTGGGCGGAATCTGGTGAACCTCCCTCGGTGAATTCTGGTAACACCAGCCATTTGGCAACCACCACTTCCTCTAACCTTGAAACCCTGCTTGTTTGGCTGCCTTCCGTCAGTGGTCTTTGAGATCTGTTCTGCATCTTCAACTGTTTCTCTGTATTATTTCTATGGAAATATCCCAACATCAGATTTAAGACTCAGCATTTGTTTAATGCAATTTGGATCtcttatttgcatgccactagcTCAGCGACATAGCTCATTATCATAATATTGATTTAATTCTTCTGGTAATCAGGTTTAACTTTGACCTTGAtgacagaaatgaaggggtgctAGTTTTAGTTTGAGGGATTATTGGCAATGTACAACTGATGCTGGctttttcctctttcttttcAGGAGTGTCCGCCCTTCACccttttaatgtgttttaagttCGATTTTTCTGTGGATGATAGAATAACAATCttgtaattgataaattaatttgatttatgatTGGGTTCTCCTGCCCTGTGGCTGTGCATGAGAGACGGCTGCACATACAAACTCGCTgtattcttttttctctttctccctttttctctttCTCGCACTCAGACTGAAGCCTGATACCACCCCTGTTATGGGTGAGGAAGCAGTTCTCACTGTGTGATTCTCACTGGCTAATGTTGCTAATGGAAAAAGAAAGCTGTAATTTTCGCTGCTTGAATCCAATGGGTTTGATATAGAGGAAACCGGGAAAACTGTGGCGTGATTTTAAGGCCATTAACAAGAATCAATTCGATAAGGAGAGAAATTACCCATCCCTTAAGACCCAATGAAATCTCTCGCCAAGCATAATttccatgatttgctacttgcaatTGCTAGTTGGTGGCAGCTGATTTTGAATGGAGTGATGGtagtgtagtgggctaaagcatagaactagtaagcagaaggttgctgttttgacccccacagccaccaccattgtgtccatgagcaaggcatttaactccaggttgctcaggggggattgtccctgtaataattgcactataagtagctttggataaaagcttctgcaaaatgcataaatgtaaatggtattAGAGAGATTCTCATTCTAGAGtgaattttattggacaaaatgagtgagtgcaagatgagtcatcaatatcttTGGTCTATTTTTCCCAAAACTGTAAAGACTCAATTTTAAATGTCTCCTTGTTGAAAAAACTAGCTAAAATCGTAGTCTTAgtctctgtgacgaggaggagggtgtggccggtccgtgatggagcacagctggtgctgaatcagctgatcagcaggagagcgagataaagggcagccagaGACTCTggttcgaaagagagagagacgcatgcggcctcATTgcatttatgttgactgttcagccttctccttgcccgtccttatactgttacagtgatgccgaaacccgggagggaggagggatgcgctgtcacggagtcctcaccgctgccatccgccaggggagcagctgtGGTGTCTgtctggggatggaggggttgctgccggccaccgagagccggaggaaccacggCCGTCTgctgagaaggggaggagtggttccatccgccaggggccagaggactcgctgccatccgccaggggaggagcgagctggcttCCGCCaaagggcggaggagcggttatGGCAACAGTGTGTCCGGGagctggcgagcaagttcttctctctctctctcctctctctttctctgtgtctccgcttgccctttccctctcccctcgtCTTTCCCTCTGGTTCGCAGGAgttggaccaccggctgacaaaacggccgggggggggggggtcagcccggtggtgccccggcctgaatcgggcgggggaggagtgtgacgaggaggagggcatggctgggccatgatggagcacagccggcactgaatcagctgatcagcaggacaGCGAGAAAAGGGGCAGCTGGAGACACTggttcaagagagagaaagacgctcgtggccgcattgcatgtgtgtctgtgtttgttatgtttgttttaagttcatttatatcattaaagtttatgttgactgttcagccagttcccgtctcctccttgcccgtccttatactgtcaCAGTCTCCTACCCTGGTCAAGGCACATTTTAGCCGACACCAAACAACTCGATTTGGTCGAGGGTGTCACACTTTTGCTGAGATCTTACTCACTTTAGTCGGAGCTCTGTCACACTTGCCAATTCAGAATGGTAGAGGGGTGACAGACAGACCGACTCTCCAATTCCTTGTCATGTGGAGCttgccaaaataataaaaataccacgtaaacataaacaattgtaatagaggGATTTAGGATGTGAtccatggagtaactttaccctacggatgtgtgattgtgtatttatttccTCTGGGCTTGCCGTGGAAAgcatatgtccatatgcagctttcagtgatacaaatatttaaaatatgttcaatAAAAAGACTGTTCTGCCTCTGCTTTCTGATTTTAatagtcattttagtgtaggagaacCCCAGGAAAAACATTTGGTGGCACAATCACTATGAATAACAATCGGCATTGTTGATTATATGCAGTTGTGCGATAGCTGATGAAAGCATTCAAATTTAGAGCATGACGTCtggtcagttcttcagtaaaagaagcttattggtcacttgacgagacCACAAATGTCCTCCCGGCAACTGAACTATTTTTCTATTATGTTTGATGTAATTGCCCAGTTGCTGGAGCCATTAACGCAGCTCAGTCAGTCAAGGGATTCATGACCTACCGGCTGGCGATTATGTAAATGAAATTTAGGCCTGAAAATGGTTAGAAAATCGGCTAGTGTGATGCCAGCTTAAACCAActgagcaccagcttggccaggctaggagaccagcttcaatcagctaagaccagcaagctGGCTTAGGCTGATTTAAGTTGTGTTTATTTCTGTCAATTTTAGAAGAACACTAGAATATCAATGAACTCAACACTATCAGACAGAGTTTTGAGTAGATCTATCTCTTACATAATACCTGTTCTCTATGTTCCCATGGACTGTGTTTAATCCATTGTTGAGGAAGAATCCCCTAGAGGACAGCTATTAGtttcctgtgatttttggatgAGTCTATTCCCTGCTAAGTGATACTGCAGTATTAGTAATCTCTCTGGAGGTCTAGAATGTTGCTTTAAACTCTTCCTCTCTACTCACTAGTCACAACTCCAGTGTGGATAGAAGCTGCAAAACACACCCAATCCAAACCTTTCCAGAgttcttttcattttgtttgcaCTGTCCTGTATGTGCTTTCCTGTGATTGGTCCACTTGACTCACTTTAGTTGTGCCTGACTCTAACTGGTCAGTTTCTGTCATGTCTGCATTACCAgattgaagtgtgtaactttgtgatgtcaaaatatgttctactatcccagtttattgttcattgacaactataagtaagccatttgtgagTTTACCTCTCCAAAAAGTATAAATACTGAGCCTCCCAggctctatcaaaacattgatgtttatattttgagcagcccgctcagctccacccatccctttcaagctcaacctatagcgtgagtttggggcgtggctacttgtAGTAAGCTGTTCAACCAAGAGAATATGAACATCCATGGCAATCGTGTCTAGGGTTAAAGAAATTAAGCTTCGCCAAAATTCGAAAACATGCTAAAAGACAGATACAGAGAAcagagtaaaaccagagtgaacactGGCAtcgcatttacaaggtggaggactttAAGGGAATTTTGGAGACGTCAAACTCGCCAAGTTGCTTCTCGACAGGCAAGCTACACTCAAGGTATTGCCacacaagttagctcattactgtcGAGCTCCAGATAAATTCATAAAATACTCTGAATATGTATCGTTACGCTTACTGTttaccagaagaaccatcctACCTCATGTGCTGGATCCCCCGCACACCCAGCTGCCGTTCAATCCGACGATGATATCGATTCCTCTGCCAAGCTTTCTATCCGGTGTGTaaatgttatagtggtcttgtttaatacgatgttaaatgtttattacttttaatttagtatggcctatttgtttatagggaatcagagagtgcaaATGGGTGTGATGAGTCTAAGGGTGTTGGCAAAGTTAGTTTGAaagcatactttatttttgtaattctgtttggtgccactagtagcacagaaattacacagttcacctttaataatataatatttttctcCCTCAGATGTGTGTGTATCTTTTACCTGCGAGCGCGTCCTTTAGGCAGATGTACTGGTGTGACCTTGTTCTCACCAAGCCATGTTGTGGGGTGTAATGGCACTTCATTTTCAGGTGCAAGGGCAAAGATGGCACCGGAGCCAGAAAAGAGGGCCACGGCCAGGCAGAAGCACCAATAGAGAGTCATCTTTATTCAGCAGAAATGGCCACTCACTTACACTTGTCTGGAAAACAGAGAAtgccattttaaaacatgaaaaaatatgtGAGTATACTGTATAAGTGGTTTTTGTCTCTTGATAGATATAGAATATTTCTGACTGAAAACCACAAGGGTGACATGATCAAAGAATGGGAATAGAGAACAAAGttgctttttaaaatatttataactcTGAAAACTATGCCATTAAAACCACATTTGGTCCAGATTTTCACTGACATCTAAAAGCACACCCATAAagtatacaaatgtaattttatgcaGCTTCTGTGGTCAGTTCTCCCTTTCATAAGGGCACTGTAGTGAAAAGCTCTGATTTATCTTGTCAGTCAGTCCTATCACCATccattttgattaaaaatgtgcCAAACTGCATCTTATGTAAGCTCCATGACAAATGAGGACATCTGGAAGTTTAAAAAGAACTGACAATTCAGCAAAATTTCGACTTTATCTTGTTTTACAAAGAGTAAATCCATATTTAAAACATCTTGTCCTTGATGTGAGAGTTGAAGATAAAACTGCAAACTGCTTAAATTAAGATTAAAATCTTATAAACCTGTCAAAAATTCTACTTTGAAGTGATTTGTGAAGCCTGAAGTGTTTAATTTAAGATATGCACTCGGGGCTGATGTGGTGGTAGATGACAGTGCTGTTATTTATCTCCCAAGGTGCTGACAAACTGGCTTGTGTGTTTCTACCGACATATCGCACAAAGGTTATTCATTATGGCTGACAAGCGAAGAAAAGTGCTATCAGTCAATTAGTTGATTCCCACACTCCATCTGTTATGAGGGCAAGAAGGGAGAGATAGAGGCTGGTGTGGAGATGACGGGAGAAAAAATGCGGGAGAGAAAGTTATCCTCATCCCAGCTGATGATTCATTGATAGCAGGAAACATTTGCTTTTAttcagagagaattatttatataAGCAAAGAAAATTTGCTATCCATGAACACTCAGGGATCTTTCAGTGCTCTGTGCTTTGACACTCCACACAGAATGCTCGCGCTGCGAGATGAGAACAGTCTCGAGTACCTCAGTAATGCATCGCAAACACTCTCATTTGAATATGACTTTATTTATAACAGGCGAATTCAAATTGCATGTGCGCTGAAATAGAAAGTTCTTTATTTTCTCTGTTGTTGAATCTGTCTCCTCTCATTATGTACGAATGGCAGGCTGCTTGGTGTTTTTAAAAACACTTCGAAAAAAGAACAAAACCGACCTAAACTGCACCTGGAGCTAATCCAAACACAGAGTGGAGCGGCTGTTATGGggagctgaggaagtttggagcTCTCAGATGTTCTCGCAGTGTTTATTTGCAGCTGATGAGCCCAGTGATGTGAGTTCACATCCCCGGGGAGAGAGAGGCAGTGATCAAAGCTGTCGTGCTGAAAAGTGGCCCCATAACAACACGCATGGTTGTCGCTCAGGAAACGTTGCACTGTAGATCAGATGACAGGCGCTCTCTCACACCCAATGTCTGCTCTGATTATAACTGCTCAACAGACCCTCATTAGAAACAGAAGATAGGGATGGAGGATGAAGAAGCAGGGGGTGGAAAAGATGCAAGGAAAGTGTGAAGAGAGAGTGATGGGAGCAGGAAAAGATCCAAGATGAAGACGTGAAGGATTAAGAAATGTGGAAAAAAGACAGTGAAGGTGAGAAAAAGAGGATCAgatggggagaaaaggagagaggagTGATGTAGGGAGGAGCCGAACATGGGCGtaggaggtgagagagagagagagagagagagagagagagagagagagagagagtcaggagGAGGAAGGGGTGGAAAGAACTGTAGAGGAAAAATGGAAGACTAAATTGACACATGCA contains:
- the LOC127455286 gene encoding protein NDNF-like — protein: MTLYWCFCLAVALFSGSGAIFALAPENEVPLHPTTWLGENKVTPVHLPKGRARRLYFTLKKRADLMSVTVSPCAVPIEWSLAVRTLKDKPPKKPHWSSKKSMPEVWWRGSGREVRIYTYTGNAVDTYTGPIYAPTSIYILRLKSNEQDTEVSAYLHEGPGPSGAFPELPSDPRVHMLGVGMTSVTLSWSPSSSVVVKDGHHGSRPYHEYCVLVNHKHNYRSLCAAREGIRKERQNLQKRERREKQGKEIVWATLKDWWWQQPDALVDHESLWDNPEDPGCVCRDVESVCTVSDLLPETQYYFDVFVVDRVNGTSAAYTGTFARTHEEARQAVTSLREGQVKWVTLSGDASSQQGEQLFQFKPRGWQQNGLLTLHTCNDTSKVKVTISIKGRVLSSEEVGHQLAQIWLHGGPSYLIQLQALVPGSSSSSISKGDSDKSKFCLKMQASSAYHRRAAPVFPATLQIKSFNKLRTCNSITIAWMGTEERSLYCVYRRQIPPDAKDIRHSSTDRCLDPEARPANERVLCKYFQELNPRRAVTTAVIGGLDPGVVYVFDVYLMRRWGLPIKYHSKMVRTRNEC